In a single window of the Solea solea chromosome 14, fSolSol10.1, whole genome shotgun sequence genome:
- the aup1 gene encoding lipid droplet-regulating VLDL assembly factor AUP1 isoform X1, whose amino-acid sequence MKQRGTCFPEVPKSLSLISPLGSTTAHSSGNNCLHQLKKRLPKDAVVLLLLLIYFPVGICLMLIRTFIGIHVFLVSCALPESFVRRFIVRVMCSVLGMHVRQRNPRSRDKNTKLYICNHVTDFDHNIINLLIPCNTPQLEGSTGFVCWARGFMEIHSTSGQGAIGESLQRYCSTEGTTPLLLFPEEDTTNGRAGLLKFSSWPFSLTDSIQPVALRVSRPLIALSTPESSWLMELLWTFFAPCTVYHVSWLPPVSRQDGESAQEFANKVQELLAGELGLVSTKITKADKVEHIKRKRHTVPQTSTSVRPGSVGLGFMAQSLGTDDRITKMAQQVKDVLPHVPLNVITKDLVKTNCVDTTITNLLENKEETPVEATATSSTFGPSDISSYSSGSAPTIKTAAKSFGRSPGDRHLSLQERKDALYNFARRRYIEKHGLDQEQTTDH is encoded by the exons ACTCCCCAAAGATGCAGTTGTTCTCCTGTTGTTGCTGATTTACTTTCCAGTTGGCATATGTTTGATGTTAATACGGACTTTTATCGGCATACACGTTTTCTTGGTCAGCTGTGCACTTCCAGAAAGTTTTGTTAGAAG ATTCATTGTGAGAGTTATGTGCTCAGTCCTGGGAATGCATGTAAGACAGAGAAATCCTCGCtccagagacaaaaacaccaaactgtACATTTGCAATCATGTGACAGACTTTGACCACAACATAATCAACCTCCTGATTCCCTGCAATACt CCACAACTAGAGGGCTCCACAGGCTTTGTGTGTTGGGCCAGAGGCTTCATGGAAATCCATTCAACATCTGGCCAAGGAGCAATAGGAGAGTCTCTTCAGAGATACTGTTCCACTGAAGGCACCACACCTTTGcttctgtttcctgaagaggACACCACAAATGGCCGCGCTGGCCTCCTCAAGTTCAG ttCTTGGCCTTTCTCGCTGACTGATTCCATTCAGCCTGTGGCCTTACGAGTATCTCGCCCATTGATTGCTTTG AGTACACCAGAGTCCAGTTGGCTGATGGAGCTCTTGTGGACGTTTTTTGCTCCATGTACAGTGTATCATGTAAG TTGGCTCCCACCAGTTTCCAGACAAGATGGAGAGTCTGCACAGGAGTTTGCCAACAAAGTCCAGGAG cTACTAGCAGGTGAGCTTGGCTTGGTTTCCACCAAAATCACAAAGGCTGATAAAGTGGAGCAcatcaaaagaaaaagacatacTGTACCGCAAACATCTACAA GTGTCAGACCTGGCTCTGTTGGGCTTGGTTTCATGGCCCAGAGTTTGGGCACAGATGATAGGATTACTAAGATGGCCCAACAAGTAAAGGATGTGCTTCCTCATGTCCCTCTGAATGTCATCACAAAGGACTTGG TGAAAACCAATTGTGTTGACACAACCATCACAAATTTGCTGGAGAATAAGGAGGAAACTCCAGTGGAAGCAACTGCAACATCGTCTACATTTGGACCCTCTGATATAAGCTCTTACTCCTCTGGTTCTGCACCCACCATAAAG ACTGCTGCCAAATCCTTTGGGAGATCACCAGGTGATAGACATTTGTCTCTCCAAGAGAGGAAAGACGCACTGTATAATTTTGCAAGaag ACGCTACATTGAAAAACATGGATTGGATCAAGAACAGACCACAGATCACTGA
- the aup1 gene encoding lipid droplet-regulating VLDL assembly factor AUP1 isoform X2 has protein sequence METRGIEDMFDFRRLPKDAVVLLLLLIYFPVGICLMLIRTFIGIHVFLVSCALPESFVRRFIVRVMCSVLGMHVRQRNPRSRDKNTKLYICNHVTDFDHNIINLLIPCNTPQLEGSTGFVCWARGFMEIHSTSGQGAIGESLQRYCSTEGTTPLLLFPEEDTTNGRAGLLKFSSWPFSLTDSIQPVALRVSRPLIALSTPESSWLMELLWTFFAPCTVYHVSWLPPVSRQDGESAQEFANKVQELLAGELGLVSTKITKADKVEHIKRKRHTVPQTSTSVRPGSVGLGFMAQSLGTDDRITKMAQQVKDVLPHVPLNVITKDLVKTNCVDTTITNLLENKEETPVEATATSSTFGPSDISSYSSGSAPTIKTAAKSFGRSPGDRHLSLQERKDALYNFARRRYIEKHGLDQEQTTDH, from the exons ACTCCCCAAAGATGCAGTTGTTCTCCTGTTGTTGCTGATTTACTTTCCAGTTGGCATATGTTTGATGTTAATACGGACTTTTATCGGCATACACGTTTTCTTGGTCAGCTGTGCACTTCCAGAAAGTTTTGTTAGAAG ATTCATTGTGAGAGTTATGTGCTCAGTCCTGGGAATGCATGTAAGACAGAGAAATCCTCGCtccagagacaaaaacaccaaactgtACATTTGCAATCATGTGACAGACTTTGACCACAACATAATCAACCTCCTGATTCCCTGCAATACt CCACAACTAGAGGGCTCCACAGGCTTTGTGTGTTGGGCCAGAGGCTTCATGGAAATCCATTCAACATCTGGCCAAGGAGCAATAGGAGAGTCTCTTCAGAGATACTGTTCCACTGAAGGCACCACACCTTTGcttctgtttcctgaagaggACACCACAAATGGCCGCGCTGGCCTCCTCAAGTTCAG ttCTTGGCCTTTCTCGCTGACTGATTCCATTCAGCCTGTGGCCTTACGAGTATCTCGCCCATTGATTGCTTTG AGTACACCAGAGTCCAGTTGGCTGATGGAGCTCTTGTGGACGTTTTTTGCTCCATGTACAGTGTATCATGTAAG TTGGCTCCCACCAGTTTCCAGACAAGATGGAGAGTCTGCACAGGAGTTTGCCAACAAAGTCCAGGAG cTACTAGCAGGTGAGCTTGGCTTGGTTTCCACCAAAATCACAAAGGCTGATAAAGTGGAGCAcatcaaaagaaaaagacatacTGTACCGCAAACATCTACAA GTGTCAGACCTGGCTCTGTTGGGCTTGGTTTCATGGCCCAGAGTTTGGGCACAGATGATAGGATTACTAAGATGGCCCAACAAGTAAAGGATGTGCTTCCTCATGTCCCTCTGAATGTCATCACAAAGGACTTGG TGAAAACCAATTGTGTTGACACAACCATCACAAATTTGCTGGAGAATAAGGAGGAAACTCCAGTGGAAGCAACTGCAACATCGTCTACATTTGGACCCTCTGATATAAGCTCTTACTCCTCTGGTTCTGCACCCACCATAAAG ACTGCTGCCAAATCCTTTGGGAGATCACCAGGTGATAGACATTTGTCTCTCCAAGAGAGGAAAGACGCACTGTATAATTTTGCAAGaag ACGCTACATTGAAAAACATGGATTGGATCAAGAACAGACCACAGATCACTGA